The Mycosarcoma maydis chromosome 15, whole genome shotgun sequence DNA segment GCAAGCCATACCAGACACAGACCAGCTTAGACAGACGTGTGTGgagctggccaagctcgcaCCTTTGGCCAACAGCGACCAAAACGACGCACAGAGCTATCTGGACCGTCTGGACAAGCTTGTCGCGCAGCAGAGCCATGCGTCGAAACACAATGCACATGCAATGCTGCACAGGAGCGTGGGCGTGAGCGTGTTCAAGTCGGTCGGCGTAGCGTTGCAAGATGTCGAGGTCACCAAATTGGTGGTTAGTCTGGCGGGAGATGTGGGCACCGACGTCTCGTTTTAATGTAGCAATCCGATACCAAATCAATGTGTGCAGATGAACGCATGATGGGCATGTGAACTTGAGTGCAGGGCGTATGTGTCTGATAGCTCGCATTGTCAAGTCAGGCTTGAGTAGGCAGTGGTAGCTGGTGTACAGTGAAAATCGATTCGTGGTCGCTTTGGCTGGGTCACGGTCGCGAGTCTGAGTCTGGGCCGTGTTGGAGGGTGtgtgttggtcttggttGCGAGAGACAACTCGACGCGTTTCTGCACGCAGTCACGAGATTCAGATGGGCTTGCGCATTTCGCTTTGCGCGATCGTGGTTTTCGCCACAAACACCTCGCGGCGCAGCACGGAACGGCTTACGCTTCGCTCATCCGACCACGCACCGCGCATTACGTATCACGCACGTGCACACTCTGGCTCGGTGTTTCTGCGCTCCGCACGTCGCAGTCTCTAGGTGGATTGCTCGACTCATCGCCAACGGCGGGCTCCGGATTCGGGCGTGCTCGATGGAAACAGGTGCAAGAATGACAGAGCGAATCTCAGCGGCGACTGCGGATCCATCGTCTGCCACgaccgcagcagcatcagcaggAGCGGCTATCACGCCGATTACCGCAGCGATGCTGCGTGCGCATACGATCTCGTACGTGATCCATGGCAGCACGCGCTCTGGTCCGTGTTGCGCGTCTTGCAAACCAGCGCTGGCGCGTCTGTCGGCGATTGTCGCGGATGTTTGCAAGCTAGCGTCGAATTCGAGCACCAAGTCGATACGTCAATTGCTGGATGACTGGCACCTGTACTCGCACCTGCTGGTACCGTCGATTGGTTCAAATGTACCACGGTGGTCGTGGGATGCACATCAACAGGCGGCGTTGGTCATCTCGCAGCACACCGAGTTGCAAGAAGCACTCTCGGCGCTGCAGtccatctcgctgctcgtcaacgagCGCAAACTTCTCGATTCCGCCAAATCAATCGCTAGCGCTACGCATGTCTCGCTTCTCCAACAcctccaactcgtccaacTCAACAACAAGCACAACCACGACCGTACACACTCTCGTCTCCTAGCTCTCGTCTCTGCCTGGTCCCACTACGTACGTCTCCTCCAACCCCCACCCCTGTTCTATGTCATCATAACTCATCCTTTCTCTCCATATGGCTGACAGACATCCACGCTCAGTCGCGCATTCACGTTGCTAGATGCCCAACTATGGCAGTTGGAACGCGACGTGTCTGCTATCGAACGCCAACGCGCCCCTGCCTCTCGCTCCTCTTGACTTGCAAACACATGGTCGCTGAGTCGTCACTTGCAAATGATACCCTCAACAATGCACGAATACACTCCGCAGTTTGACTCAGCTTGGCGCGTCACAGATGCGTTCGATGGCGAAGAAGAAACACAGAGAGAGATTTACGATTAAGCGCTCAATCAGCAAGAGATGGGGTGGCGGTATCGCTCCTGGCTGTTGAAGTGGTATCGAGATCGGGATCGATCAAAGAGTACTGCTTCATCAAGATACACTCGCCGCCGTGTTCGAGGTCGATGGCGTAGCTGTAAAAGTAGCCTTCGCTCGTGACGACCATGACGTGCGgggtggtgctgctcaaTGCTacgacgctgctgacgcCCTGAGAGGGTAATTTGAGAAACGCAAAGTCTCGACTTGGCTCCCACATTTCGGTCAAGCTGTTCGGCAGGTAGCCTCCGACGGAACCGGTGATACCTCGACCGAGAGCCATGCTTCTGCGTCGTAGCGTTCCACTGATGCCGTTTGACTTGGCCGCCTTGTGCTTTCCCATGAACGCTTCGTAGCCACCGCGAGTGGCGTTGGTGGTTGAACCGGGTGGTGACGAGCTATCCGAGCTGCCATCGAACGAGTTCAACGACGGTGACTCGCCACCGTTGCTCGAACTCCTACCCTTGGCCCCGGCTCCTGCGCCACTCGAGAGCTTAAAGATGTGCACCGTCTCGGTATCGGAGCTGACTGCCAACAACGTACTGACCGCGTTGAAGTTGAGACTGTAGATCCTCGCCGCATAACTTCCCCTTCGGAACTGATGCAATTTCTGCGCGGCTGGGATGCTGAACACGCGTATCACGGTTCCCTTGTCGCTCGCGGTGGCAAGTAGCGTACCGGTTGCGTTCAAGGCTAGCGCTGAGATGGGCGTCTTGTGCGCTTGGATCACGTTGGTgaccgagagcgagagcaggtCAAAGATCAGCACGTCGCCTGCTGTGGTATTCGcctcggcgctgctggacgCGCCCGAGTTGGAAAAGGGACTCGTGGGGCTAGCCACAGGCGAAGGATACGCCAAAAAGCAGTTTTCAGACGACGGCGATAGTGCGCAGATGGCCATGGGGTTCGGACTGGTCTCGATGGTATGTAACAACTTCATGTTGCTAATGTCATAGATGTAGATCTCTTGTtccaacaccaccaccaaacGTCTTCGGTTGAGTTTGACGCCCAGGATAGCGGTGGggaagagcagctcgcagATTACCGATTGTCGTTTGGTGTTGACAATCTGTAAGCGACGTGGTGAAGCGTTGCTCTTGGGGTCGGTATCCGACGTTGCTACGAGCGCAACAAGCGATGTGCAgaagagcatctcgacgagcgatgTGGGGCCAGCATTGTTGGTGTATACGCGACCGAACGGTTCGCAGTTGGTGATTGAGTAGCCATCGCGCGTGCCCACCGCGATGCACGAGTGGTCTTGGTTGAAGTTGACTGAAAGCAGAGCGTTGGACGATTTGGTGGggagcgacgagctcgacatggccGCGGACACGATGCGAGGCAAGCGACGCAAGCGATGCAAGTGACGCAAGCAGGACAAGCGGGAAAAGCGAGGCCAGAATACGTTGTCGTCCGTGGGTCAAAGCAGCCTTGGATGGTGGACCAGACGCGAATGATGGTGAAAAGTAGGATCGATGGAGCATGAGAGGGGAAACGAGTTGTGTAGCATTGGGCTCGTGCTCTGCGTCTCGCTTTCTCCACGAACACGCAATGGTGCACGCACCGCACCGCACAGCACACAACCGCCGCCAGATCGtagatcgtgaatcgtgaaacaAGTAATGCCCATCCATCCGATCGACGCTTTCACTCACAATTCTGAGACGCACCCTTTTggtacagtcacgagtgggtAAGCCTCaacactcatgacttgacgcttgacTCTGGTGCATTCCTATGTTAGGTCTTGACACGTGACCAGCGGCATGCGCCTGGCTGAGTCAATATTATATAATGAAATTCCGACCCTATGTCCCGATAATCttcacgaaccacgaagcgtgaatgaTTCTTGAACAAATAAGAAAGAGTCCAGcacagtgacgagtggtgagtggaGAATAGGTCGGCgtggttcacggttcatCAGTCGATCACGATGAAGGACGCGTTTGAGGGACCCACGATGCTGGGATGAGTATCGTGATGAGCGAGGTGAACATGACGACAAGCGGGTGGTGTGCAACACGATGTGCagatggtggaagcgagTCGGTACGGATCAGATATGAGGAATTCGAGGAGTACTGTCAGGCGTATTTGAAGAGACGAGATGAGGACATGGTGGAGGGTGAAGCGGGGCGGGATTTGTCGTGGCTGGCGTATTCGGGTGGGTGGAGATGGACGGGTGCGGTTATGGCGAATGGGACGAGATATGATTGTACAGCGGGAATGGAACGACGGTTTGGTGTGGTTGTTGATACCAAGCGGTTGATGGGGATGGATGGAGCGACTCTAGCGGACAGCGTCGTGGAGGACGATGGTGATGAAGCgctggatcgagcagaTTGCTCGCAGACAGTCGTGCTTCATCAGTCCATCTTGTACTCTGCTACTTGGAAAGTTCCGGTCTTGTGGTTCAGCGCACACACTCGAGCTGGCGAACCACTGGGTGCCTCGGACCTGCTCAACTTGCGCATCATTCATCACTCTGGCTCTCTCGACTCATCCCACCCATTCCTGCACCACGACACTCACTCACGCCCTCGCACCAACATGCATGATTCTCTCACAATTCATGATCCACCTGCTcccatctcg contains these protein-coding regions:
- a CDS encoding uncharacterized protein (related to ATG18 - Phosphatidylinositol 3,5-bisphosphate-binding protein); the encoded protein is MSSSSLPTKSSNALLSVNFNQDHSCIAVGTRDGYSITNCEPFGRVYTNNAGPTSLVEMLFCTSLVALVATSDTDPKSNASPRRLQIVNTKRQSVICELLFPTAILGVKLNRRRLVVVLEQEIYIYDISNMKLLHTIETSPNPMAICALSPSSENCFLAYPSPVASPTSPFSNSGASSSAEANTTAGDVLIFDLLSLSVTNVIQAHKTPISALALNATGTLLATASDKGTVIRVFSIPAAQKLHQFRRGSYAARIYSLNFNAVSTLLAVSSDTETVHIFKLSSGAGAGAKGRSSSNGGESPSLNSFDGSSDSSSPPGSTTNATRGGYEAFMGKHKAAKSNGISGTLRRRSMALGRGITGSVGGYLPNSLTEMWEPSRDFAFLKLPSQGVSSVVALSSTTPHVMVVTSEGYFYSYAIDLEHGGECILMKQYSLIDPDLDTTSTARSDTATPSLAD